A window of the Henckelia pumila isolate YLH828 chromosome 3, ASM3356847v2, whole genome shotgun sequence genome harbors these coding sequences:
- the LOC140890592 gene encoding probable protein S-acyltransferase 16 isoform X2 — translation MMRRSKFSFHVIVVTAAIAYIYLSTVFVYIDQWFGLGSSPGMLNAAVYTFLAVTCIFCYRRAICTDPGRVPGTFVPDVEDSDNQIHEIKRKGGDLRYCQKCSHYKPPRAHHCRLCNRCVLRMDHHCIWINNCVGHANYKIFFVFVCYAVSACIYSLVLLIGSLSADSRRDSENSEDSLRILYVISGLLLVPLSLALGFFLGWHIYLVTHNKTTIEYHEGVRAMWLAEKGDSWFEHPLLVLSRVRTSWFRPSLSNEI, via the exons ATGATGCGCCGCTCTAAATTTTCGTTCCACGTCATCGTCGTGACAGCCGCCATAGCTTACATCTATTTATCGACGGTATTCGTATACATTGATCAGTGGTTTGGGCTAGGGTCTTCGCCCGGAATGCTAAACGCTGCCGTTTACACGTTCTTGGCTGTCACGTGTATATTCTGTTACCGCCGGGCAATTTGTACTGATCCGGGTCGGGTACCGGGCACTTTCGTGCCCGATGTTGAGGACTCTGACAACCAGATCCACGAGATCAAGCGCAAG GGTGGTGACTTAAGGTACTGCCAAAAGTGTTCCCACTATAAGCCACCTCGTGCCCATCATTGCCGTTTATGTAATCGATGTGTTCTACGAATG GATCACCATTGCATTTGGATCAACAACTGTGTGGGCCATGCAAACTATAAGATCTTCTTCGTCTTTGTTTGTTATGCTGTTAGCGCATGCATTTATTCCCTG GTACTTCTAATTGGTAGCTTGAGTGCTGACTCTCGGAGAGATTCTGAAAATTCTGAAGATTCTCTCAGAATATTATAT GTGATTTCAGGGTTATTATTAGTTCCTTTAAGTTTGGCTCTGGGGTTTTTTCTTGGCTGGCATATTTATCTTGTTACACACAACAAGACAACAATCGAG TACCATGAAGGGGTGAGAGCTATGTGGCTTGCAGAGAAAGGAG ATTCTTGGTTCGAACATCCTTTGCTGGTTTTGTCCCGTGTCAGGACATCTTGGTTCCGGCCTTCGCTTTCCAACGAGATATGA
- the LOC140890592 gene encoding probable protein S-acyltransferase 16 isoform X1 has translation MMRRSKFSFHVIVVTAAIAYIYLSTVFVYIDQWFGLGSSPGMLNAAVYTFLAVTCIFCYRRAICTDPGRVPGTFVPDVEDSDNQIHEIKRKGGDLRYCQKCSHYKPPRAHHCRLCNRCVLRMDHHCIWINNCVGHANYKIFFVFVCYAVSACIYSLVLLIGSLSADSRRDSENSEDSLRILYVISGLLLVPLSLALGFFLGWHIYLVTHNKTTIEYHEGVRAMWLAEKGGEIYLHPYDIGVYENLTMILGSNILCWFCPVSGHLGSGLRFPTRYDNLIGTSTSP, from the exons ATGATGCGCCGCTCTAAATTTTCGTTCCACGTCATCGTCGTGACAGCCGCCATAGCTTACATCTATTTATCGACGGTATTCGTATACATTGATCAGTGGTTTGGGCTAGGGTCTTCGCCCGGAATGCTAAACGCTGCCGTTTACACGTTCTTGGCTGTCACGTGTATATTCTGTTACCGCCGGGCAATTTGTACTGATCCGGGTCGGGTACCGGGCACTTTCGTGCCCGATGTTGAGGACTCTGACAACCAGATCCACGAGATCAAGCGCAAG GGTGGTGACTTAAGGTACTGCCAAAAGTGTTCCCACTATAAGCCACCTCGTGCCCATCATTGCCGTTTATGTAATCGATGTGTTCTACGAATG GATCACCATTGCATTTGGATCAACAACTGTGTGGGCCATGCAAACTATAAGATCTTCTTCGTCTTTGTTTGTTATGCTGTTAGCGCATGCATTTATTCCCTG GTACTTCTAATTGGTAGCTTGAGTGCTGACTCTCGGAGAGATTCTGAAAATTCTGAAGATTCTCTCAGAATATTATAT GTGATTTCAGGGTTATTATTAGTTCCTTTAAGTTTGGCTCTGGGGTTTTTTCTTGGCTGGCATATTTATCTTGTTACACACAACAAGACAACAATCGAG TACCATGAAGGGGTGAGAGCTATGTGGCTTGCAGAGAAAGGAGGTGAAATCTATTTGCATCCTTATGATATCGGTGTTTATGAGAATTTAACAATG ATTCTTGGTTCGAACATCCTTTGCTGGTTTTGTCCCGTGTCAGGACATCTTGGTTCCGGCCTTCGCTTTCCAACGAGATATGATAATCTCATCGGAACATCAACTTCACCATAA
- the LOC140886560 gene encoding laccase-17-like encodes MLFRVSFPAALLLGFLVSSFLPHLALSKTRHYTFNIVTQNVTRLCKTKSIVSVNGTLPGPRIVAREGDQVLVKVVNNVANNITIHWHGVRQLRSGWADGPAYVTQCPIQTGKNYTYNFTITGQRGTLLWHAHISWLRATVYGAIIILPRRNDSYPFRKPYKEVPIIFGEWWNADPEAVINQALQTGAGPNVSDAYTINGFPGPLYNCSANDTYRLKVKPGKTYMLRLINAAMNDELFFSIANHTLTIVEADAVYVKPFVTNVVFIAPGQTTNVLLKTKPYYPNATFVMAARPYFTGQGTFDNSTVTGFLQYEHPLEESVNKTNVSIMPTLPPLTATGFVTNFTKKFRSLNNPKYTAKVPQTVGRRFYFTVGLGSSPCPKNTTCQGPNGTKFAASVNNISFALPRTALLQAYYFKSNGIYSTDFPANPPNPFNYTGTPPNNTFVSNGTHLVVLPFNTSVELVLQDTSILGAENHPLHLHGYNFFVVGQGFGNYDPNNDPAKFNLVDPVERNTIGVPAGGWVAIRFLADNPGVWFMHCHFDVHMSWGLMMAWIVLDGPLASQRLPPPPSDLPQC; translated from the exons ATGTTGTTTCGTGTCTCTTTTCCAGCGGCATTGCTTTTGGGGTTTCTTGTTTCTTCATTCTTGCCCCACCTGGCTCTTTCCAAGACCAGACACTACACCTTCAAC ATTGTAACGCAAAATGTCACTCGGTTGTGCAAGACGAAGAGTATTGTCAGCGTTAATGGTACGCTTCCAGGGCCGCGAATTGTTGCGAGAGAAGGCGACCAGGTCTTGGTTAAGGTCGTCAATAACGTTGCTAACAACATCACTATTCACTG GCATGGAGTACGCCAACTCAGAAGCGGATGGGCTGATGGACCGGCATATGTGACACAATGCCCGATTCAAACGGGCAAGAACTACACGTATAACTTCACTATTACAGGGCAAAGAGGGACTCTACTCTGGCACGCTCATATTTCATGGCTACGAGCAACGGTTTATGGGGCGATAATCATCCTCCCCAGACGCAACGACTCCTATCCCTTCAGGAAGCCATACAAGGAAGTTCCCATCATATTTG GGGAATGGTGGAATGCAGACCCCGAGGCTGTCATTAATCAGGCTCTTCAGACAGGGGCTGGACCAAATGTATCAGATGCATACACAATCAATGGCTTTCCAGGGCCCCTATATAATTGTTCTGCGAATG ATACATATAGATTGAAGGTGAAGCCAGGAAAAACTTACATGCTTCGACTAATCAACGCTGCCATGAACGACGAGCTTTTTTTCAGCATCGCCAACCATACTCTAACCATAGTTGAAGCAGATGCAGTATATGTCAAACCATTTGTAACCAATGTGGTATTCATAGCTCCAGGCCAAACGACCAATGTTTTACTTAAAACCAAGCCTTACTACCCAAATGCCACATTCGTCATGGCCGCCAGACCATACTTTACGGGGCAAGGCACATTTGATAACTCAACCGTCACTGGTTTTCTCCAGTACGAGCATCCATTAGAAGAATCTGTAAACAAGACAAATGTGAGTATCATGCCTACTCTGCCACCGTTAACCGCCACCGGTTTTGTTACCAATTTCACCAAGAAATTCAGAAGCTTAAATAATCCGAAATATACAGCCAAAGTTCCACAAACAGTTGGCAGACGATTCTACTTCACCGTGGGACTTGGTTCTAGCCCATGCCCCAAAAATACAACTTGTCAAGGACCCAACGGCACGAAGTTTGCAGCTTCGGTCAATAATATCTCGTTTGCCCTCCCCAGAACAGCTCTGTTACAAGCCTACTACTTCAAATCCAATGGGATATATTCCACTGATTTCCCGGCCAATCCACCGAACCCATTTAACTACACAGGGACCCCTCCGAACAACACATTTGTCAGCAATGGAACTCACCTAGTTGTGCTGCCATTCAATACTAGCGTGGAGCTAGTTTTGCAGGACACGAGCATTTTAGGAGCCGAGAATCATCCACTTCACCTGCACGGCTACAATTTCTTTGTCGTCGGTCAAGGGTTCGGAAATTATGATCCAAACAACGACCCTGCAAAGTTTAACTTGGTGGATCCAGTTGAAAGGAATACTATAGGTGTTCCAGCAGGTGGATGGGTAGCCATTCGGTTCTTAGCAGACAATCCAG GAGTGTGGTTCATGCATTGCCACTTTGATGTACACATGAGCTGGGGGTTGATGATGGCCTGGATCGTATTGGATGGACCGCTAGCGAGTCAACGGCTACCACCACCACCGTCGGATCTTCCTCAGTGTTGA